A part of Oculatellaceae cyanobacterium genomic DNA contains:
- a CDS encoding M48 family metallopeptidase, with translation MNFFEHQDQARQNTQRLVLLYILSVICIVFSIYSAALVTSGIMMSKTPRYRFNNISPRVLQYDPNLRRRIWVRPADIEDTTITGKSDSRLLQPGLFLLVAIPTVLVIGGTSWLKLQSLKKGGSVVAQQLGGRLILPEIAGTNEQQLLNVVAEMAIAAGIPTPAVYLLDGEGGINAFAAGYSTNDAVIGITRGCLEQLNRDELQAVVGHEFSHILNGDMRLNMSLIGAIHGIVLIYLLGRILIQFRSGRNWNAWVFFGVSLMVIGSLGQLFSRLIQSGVSRQREFLADASAVQFTRNPEGLKGALEKIENNMHRSLVRSPYAEEMSHLFFGSAVGSAWLQGDWFATHPPLEQRIRRLNSSIGRYAARMPIKDVSRQPINGANPMVAPDVAATPEILSFTGNQATEDGVTPPPAIAPVYSTQAQQLLAKLSESMREKVRSHQGSLSLVYALLLDPENALMQTQQLNWLRQAESVEVVENTSQFSKELELLDAKLHLQLLDLTIPVLRQSSATECQKLFKCVQSLAKMDGRWSLNEFIIYLILWHELETSINPLVERSEIYTTLEAVWNDCLIVLSAISQVGQTNQSTVAFIFRSGLYKLPGVSQQTLPEVPPAYNFSDLKKSLERLRRASPKLQQAIFDACTEIVLMGKKVNLEQADLLRAIAIVINCPPPSMIACPHN, from the coding sequence AAGGCGAAGAATTTGGGTCAGACCAGCTGATATAGAGGACACAACTATAACTGGCAAATCAGATTCACGTCTTTTGCAACCAGGATTGTTCTTGTTAGTAGCAATCCCGACGGTATTAGTGATTGGAGGAACGAGTTGGTTGAAGTTGCAATCGTTAAAAAAGGGAGGCTCAGTAGTTGCACAGCAGTTGGGAGGACGTTTAATTTTACCGGAAATTGCTGGGACTAATGAGCAGCAATTGTTGAATGTCGTCGCAGAAATGGCTATAGCTGCTGGGATTCCTACTCCAGCAGTTTATTTGTTGGATGGGGAAGGGGGAATTAATGCCTTTGCTGCTGGTTACTCTACAAATGATGCAGTAATTGGCATCACTCGTGGTTGCCTAGAACAGCTTAATCGTGATGAGTTACAAGCTGTTGTTGGTCACGAGTTTAGCCATATCCTCAATGGGGATATGCGACTGAATATGAGCTTGATTGGAGCTATTCACGGCATTGTACTGATCTATTTACTGGGGCGTATCTTAATCCAATTTCGATCTGGTCGAAATTGGAACGCTTGGGTGTTTTTCGGGGTTTCCTTGATGGTGATAGGTAGCTTAGGACAACTGTTTAGTCGGTTGATTCAAAGTGGAGTGTCGAGGCAACGAGAGTTTTTGGCAGATGCTTCTGCTGTTCAGTTTACACGCAACCCCGAAGGACTTAAGGGCGCACTGGAAAAGATTGAGAACAATATGCACCGCTCGTTAGTGCGTTCTCCTTATGCTGAGGAAATGAGTCATCTGTTTTTTGGTAGCGCGGTGGGTTCTGCTTGGTTACAAGGAGATTGGTTTGCGACTCATCCACCACTAGAACAGCGAATTCGTCGCTTGAATTCCTCTATAGGGCGCTATGCTGCGCGGATGCCAATAAAAGATGTTAGCCGCCAGCCTATTAACGGGGCAAACCCAATGGTAGCACCAGATGTAGCAGCTACACCCGAAATTTTATCTTTTACGGGCAATCAAGCCACAGAGGATGGAGTTACACCACCCCCTGCGATCGCTCCAGTATATTCGACTCAAGCTCAACAGCTTTTGGCAAAACTTTCAGAATCCATGCGGGAAAAAGTGCGATCGCATCAGGGATCACTTTCTTTAGTGTATGCGCTCCTGCTTGATCCTGAAAATGCCTTAATGCAGACACAACAGTTAAACTGGCTGCGTCAGGCGGAATCGGTGGAAGTAGTGGAAAATACCAGCCAATTTAGCAAAGAGTTGGAATTGCTTGATGCCAAGTTGCATTTGCAACTGTTGGATCTGACTATTCCGGTTCTACGTCAAAGTTCGGCGACTGAGTGCCAAAAGTTATTTAAATGTGTTCAAAGTTTGGCAAAGATGGATGGGCGCTGGTCATTGAACGAGTTTATCATTTACCTGATTCTCTGGCATGAGCTTGAGACAAGCATAAATCCATTGGTAGAACGAAGCGAAATTTACACAACGTTAGAAGCTGTTTGGAATGATTGCCTGATTGTCTTGTCTGCTATATCACAAGTTGGTCAAACAAATCAAAGTACTGTAGCGTTTATATTTCGCTCTGGACTCTACAAGTTACCAGGAGTCAGCCAGCAAACTTTACCAGAAGTACCGCCAGCTTATAATTTTAGCGATTTGAAGAAGAGTCTTGAGCGTTTAAGGAGGGCATCACCTAAGTTGCAGCAGGCAATTTTTGATGCTTGTACTGAGATTGTGCTGATGGGTAAGAAGGTGAACTTAGAGCAAGCGGATTTACTTCGTGCGATCGCGATCGTCATTAACTGTCCTCCGCCATCAATGATTGCGTGTCCGCATAACTAA